The following are encoded together in the Zingiber officinale cultivar Zhangliang chromosome 8A, Zo_v1.1, whole genome shotgun sequence genome:
- the LOC122010958 gene encoding uncharacterized protein LOC122010958: protein MALRLRGSQRIEAKPLSQDSHEVQSKNQNYAVVEAPGQDPGPSFIVHSNNKKISLEDIKLRAYYIRLKLKKQIILFNQLLQHQYHLMKFPICPKVPLAPIRNGIHPRPVDDLQIGYPVFQPPILNTLQLHIGPTSFGLPSCQANNGTLAPGTSHPGQMNNDEPSKAAVASACQCKAMPSMPEMAATPEPVASNDHLRFVPPADTTFTSDIDLEFSRDSLRSLGNNWNFSLSDLTTDLTNLGELGDTGDYSGSPILPSDKDIFLSDTGRDAIDLEDDPNESEEDSEDPDKSKEDLGECVENLVEDPIVDPVENPKVVLPEITPNESMLKGIILATALVSVLLGVVMVEPVNGLTAQDRRDLDAYKSG from the exons ATGGCGCTCCGACTCCGAG GGTCTCAAAGAATTGAAGCAAAACCATTGTCTCAAGATTCCCATGAAGTACAAAGTAAGAATCAAAATTACGCAGTTGTCGAGGCTCCAGGGCAAGATCCAGGTCCATCATTCATTGTGCATAGTAATAACAAAAAGATTTCTCTGGAAGACATTAAACTT AGAGCTTACTATATAAGGCTGAAGCTGAAGAAACAAATAATCTTGTTTAATCAGCTCTTGCAGCACCAATATCATCTCATGAAGTTTCCTATATGTCCTAAGGTTCCTCTGGCACCGATAAGAAATGGAATTCATCCTAGGCCTG TCGATGACTTACAGATAGGATACCCAGTGTTTCAGCCCCCAATTCTGAATACATTGCAGCTTCATATTGGTCCAACAAGCTTTGGATTACCGAGCTGTCAAGCAAATAACGGAACTCTAGCTCCAGGCACTTCGCATCCTGGTCAGATGAACAATGA TGAACCATCGAAAGCAGCTGTTGCTTCAGCATGTCAATGCAAGGCAATGCCATCTATGCCAGAGATGGCAGCGACTCCGGAACCAGTAGCATCAAATGATCATCTTCGATTTGTTCCACCTGCTGATACAACCTTCACATCTGATATTGATCTTGAATTTTCAAGAGACTCGCTCAGGTCACTCGGAAACAATTGGAATTTCAGTCTTTCAGATCTAACAACCGACTTAACCAACTTAGGAG AGCTTGGGGATACTGGTGACTACAGTGGCTCTCCAATCTTGCCATCAGACAAGGATATCTTTCTCAGCGACACTGGCCGAGATGCCATAG ATCTAGAGGATGATCCAAATGAATCTGAGgaggattcagaagatcctgATAAATCAAAAGAGGATTTGGGAGAGTGTGTGGAGAATCTAGTagaggatccaattgtggatccGGTAGAGAATCCTAAAGTTGTCCTGCctgagattaccccaaatgagtcaatgCTAAAAGGGATAAtattggccactgcactagtgtctgtcctactGGGAGTG gttatggtagaACCTGTAAATGGTCTCACTGCACAAgatagacgagatcttgatgcttaTAAG tctgggtag